In a single window of the Chitinivibrio alkaliphilus ACht1 genome:
- a CDS encoding response regulator, which produces MIFPVRTVETRCALFLLAPLGVGVLAYLFVQPPLFSEGSTMGGLVCILGMGGFFWVYTVVLLRRILFQRLRKLSSSLLSAKDNPHGALLVSDTGGDDIADMIEAYNSLIKSYEEFKKDFAWALRESQRVAAESQKSKEKVLLLNQRLSEESRCSQEMAQRAHAASRAKSDFLANMSHEIRTPMNGILGMNDLLLETALHPEQREYVTVVRNSTEALLTIINDILDFSKIEAGKMEFENITFDIREMLDDFAATIAFKAEQKGLEFILSVAPGVPGFLVGDPGRIRQILLNLAGNAIKFTDAGEVSVFCRVQKDMEQTILLDFDVVDTGIGIEKKKQEAIFDSFSQADASTTRKFGGTGLGLAISKRLIEIMDGTISVVSTVGEGTAFSFTIALEKSRKTYTKSFQEYHLRGVYALVVDDNGTNRMVVKKNLQSCGVSVECAENPQEAREILARSHTRRTPFTVAILDLQMPYETGVEFARWIRKRSEYDSLALILMTSVNYNRKKEQEGTWSDLFSAVLLKPLRATNLCNSLIDLVGNQDTSVPEEPAPQQRAARHFEDLSVLIVEDNPVNQKVAQMMCKKIGVTADVASNGEEALCYLRENRVNVVFMDVQMPVMDGYAATRAIRRDPEVLQREIPIIAMTANAMQGDREKCVTSGMNDYIAKPVKPNMLREKILQWGVRDRRNF; this is translated from the coding sequence ATGATTTTTCCCGTTCGAACTGTTGAAACCCGTTGTGCCCTTTTTCTTCTTGCTCCACTTGGCGTAGGTGTTCTTGCCTATCTCTTTGTGCAGCCGCCCCTTTTTTCCGAAGGCTCGACAATGGGGGGCTTGGTATGTATCCTTGGTATGGGAGGCTTTTTTTGGGTATATACCGTTGTTCTTCTCCGTCGTATTCTTTTTCAACGGCTCCGTAAACTTTCTTCCTCTCTCTTGTCAGCGAAGGACAATCCCCATGGAGCCCTTCTTGTTTCAGATACAGGGGGGGACGATATTGCTGATATGATAGAAGCATATAATTCACTCATCAAATCATATGAGGAGTTTAAAAAGGATTTTGCCTGGGCTCTTCGCGAGTCACAGCGTGTTGCTGCAGAGTCGCAAAAATCGAAAGAAAAGGTGCTTTTACTGAACCAGCGTCTGAGCGAAGAAAGTCGATGCTCACAGGAGATGGCACAACGAGCTCATGCAGCTAGCCGTGCAAAGAGTGATTTTCTGGCAAATATGAGTCATGAAATTCGTACCCCCATGAACGGCATTCTTGGTATGAATGACTTACTTCTTGAAACAGCACTCCATCCCGAACAGCGTGAGTATGTGACGGTGGTACGTAACAGTACGGAAGCACTCTTGACGATTATTAATGATATTTTGGATTTTTCCAAGATAGAAGCGGGGAAGATGGAGTTTGAAAATATTACCTTTGATATACGGGAAATGCTGGATGATTTTGCGGCAACCATTGCCTTTAAGGCAGAACAAAAAGGGCTTGAATTCATCCTTTCCGTAGCCCCGGGGGTTCCGGGCTTTTTAGTGGGGGACCCCGGCCGTATTCGGCAGATTTTGCTGAATCTAGCGGGAAATGCCATAAAATTTACCGATGCGGGTGAAGTATCTGTGTTTTGTCGGGTGCAAAAGGATATGGAACAAACCATCCTTCTTGATTTTGATGTGGTTGATACAGGAATTGGCATAGAAAAGAAGAAACAGGAGGCAATTTTTGACAGTTTCTCCCAAGCCGATGCTTCTACAACACGTAAGTTTGGAGGGACAGGCCTTGGTTTGGCTATTTCAAAACGGCTTATTGAAATTATGGATGGAACCATTTCTGTTGTGAGCACCGTGGGAGAGGGTACTGCCTTTAGTTTTACCATCGCTCTGGAAAAGTCACGTAAAACATATACAAAGAGTTTTCAAGAGTATCATCTGCGGGGCGTATATGCCTTGGTGGTTGATGATAACGGTACTAATCGAATGGTGGTAAAGAAAAATCTCCAAAGCTGTGGTGTTTCTGTGGAGTGTGCGGAAAACCCTCAGGAGGCCCGTGAGATCCTGGCACGTTCTCATACACGGCGTACTCCCTTTACCGTGGCAATTCTTGATTTGCAAATGCCCTACGAAACAGGCGTTGAATTTGCTCGATGGATTCGTAAACGTTCAGAATATGACAGCCTTGCTCTTATTCTCATGACCTCCGTTAATTATAACAGGAAGAAAGAGCAGGAAGGGACATGGTCAGATCTTTTTTCTGCGGTGCTACTGAAACCTCTCCGGGCAACAAACTTATGTAACTCCCTCATAGATCTTGTGGGAAACCAAGACACTTCGGTGCCAGAGGAACCAGCGCCGCAGCAGCGAGCGGCTCGTCATTTTGAAGACCTCTCTGTTCTTATTGTGGAGGATAATCCGGTGAATCAGAAGGTGGCCCAAATGATGTGTAAGAAAATTGGTGTTACAGCCGATGTTGCCAGTAATGGTGAAGAGGCTTTGTGCTATTTACGAGAAAACCGGGTGAACGTGGTTTTTATGGATGTGCAGATGCCTGTTATGGACGGCTATGCTGCAACGCGCGCCATTCGCCGTGATCCTGAGGTGTTGCAGCGTGAGATACCCATTATTGCCATGACTGCTAATGCCATGCAGGGTGATCGTGAAAAATGTGTAACGAGCGGCATGAATGATTATATTGCAAAGCCAGTGAAACCGAATATGCTTCGAGAGAAGATTTTGCAGTGGGGTGTGCGTGATCGTCGCAATTTCTAA
- a CDS encoding KdsC family phosphatase, which translates to MICSMETLRHIVLVATDIDGVWTDGSMYYGSSGEEMKRFSTYDGMAVARLREHGLHCAVLTGENSSAVHGRMKKLGIVHYYPGEKEKLLRMRSICKDLRISLDQVAYIGDDLNDLALLQAVGCAAMPHTSPIQNIFTPHYTTRCGGGAGAFREFTDYLLSFRSRG; encoded by the coding sequence ATGATTTGTTCCATGGAGACGCTCCGTCACATTGTGTTGGTAGCAACAGATATTGATGGTGTTTGGACTGACGGGAGTATGTATTACGGTTCATCTGGCGAGGAGATGAAGCGTTTTTCTACCTATGACGGAATGGCCGTGGCCCGTTTGCGCGAGCATGGGCTTCACTGTGCTGTTTTAACAGGGGAAAATTCTTCGGCGGTACATGGTCGAATGAAGAAGTTGGGGATTGTGCACTATTATCCCGGTGAAAAAGAGAAGCTTTTGAGAATGAGAAGCATCTGTAAAGATCTTCGTATCTCCCTTGATCAAGTGGCCTACATTGGCGATGATCTCAATGATCTTGCCCTTCTGCAGGCGGTAGGATGTGCTGCTATGCCTCATACAAGTCCTATTCAAAATATTTTTACTCCCCATTACACCACTCGTTGCGGGGGAGGTGCCGGGGCGTTTCGTGAGTTTACTGACTATTTATTGAGCTTTCGGAGCAGGGGATGA
- a CDS encoding metal-dependent hydrolase, with product MAGYKTHTAVSILLGLVFYLSAYVFSRYVSLVPQEFFSHEGLLRLFATVLFFGLFPDIDTNSVGSHFLYSLIFILLFLLILLGNYEEAAFLGLFSLIPVLSRHRGWTHSLFCAFFIPLLLTAIPVFLYGRDSLVQCMPYTLAGICAYMGHLVFDRIFF from the coding sequence GTGGCGGGGTATAAAACACATACGGCTGTTTCAATTCTCCTTGGCCTTGTTTTCTATCTGTCAGCGTATGTGTTTTCTCGTTACGTGTCGTTAGTTCCTCAGGAATTCTTTTCTCATGAAGGCCTTTTGAGGTTGTTTGCTACGGTATTGTTTTTCGGACTTTTTCCCGATATTGATACAAATAGTGTTGGGAGTCACTTCCTGTATTCTCTCATTTTTATATTACTCTTTCTACTGATTCTCCTTGGAAACTACGAAGAGGCAGCATTTCTTGGCCTCTTTTCCCTGATTCCTGTTCTTTCTCGACATCGGGGGTGGACACACTCTCTGTTCTGTGCTTTCTTCATACCCTTGTTGCTTACAGCAATTCCGGTGTTTCTTTATGGAAGAGACTCACTGGTACAGTGTATGCCCTACACCCTTGCAGGAATATGTGCATACATGGGACATCTCGTGTTTGATCGGATTTTTTTCTAA
- the icd gene encoding NADP-dependent isocitrate dehydrogenase produces MAEAITLTAGTMNVPNTPIIPFIIGDGVGPDIWRAAEKVIAAAVEKAYDGERSISWKEVLAGQKAYDETGQWLPEETVEAIRKYHIALKGPLTTPVGGGIRSLNVALRQKLDLYTCLRPVKYFTGVPSPVKRPEDIDMVVFRENTEDIYAGIEFKDGDADTEKFKSLLKTEFPERYQNIRFPDSCGLGIKPVSREGTERIVRAAIQYALDNNRDSVTLVHKGNIMKFTEGGFRDWGYALAKKEFGAVELDGGPWLTLTHEGREIIIKDSIADAFLQQILTRPKEYDVIATLNLNGDYVSDALAAQVGGIGIAPGANINYTTGMGLFEATHGTAPKYTDKDMVNPSSVILSSEIMLRYMGWTKAADLINAGVEGAIASKRVTYDFERLMDGATKVSCSGFGDEIIKNM; encoded by the coding sequence ATGGCAGAAGCAATTACCCTTACAGCGGGGACCATGAATGTCCCCAATACTCCCATAATCCCGTTTATTATCGGCGACGGCGTGGGGCCTGATATCTGGCGGGCTGCGGAGAAAGTTATCGCTGCAGCTGTGGAAAAAGCCTATGACGGCGAACGTTCTATCTCATGGAAAGAAGTGTTGGCAGGTCAGAAAGCCTATGATGAAACCGGCCAGTGGCTTCCTGAAGAAACCGTTGAAGCAATTAGAAAATACCACATAGCCCTGAAGGGCCCTCTCACGACTCCCGTTGGCGGGGGTATTCGCTCTCTGAATGTAGCCCTTCGCCAAAAATTGGATCTCTACACCTGTCTTCGCCCGGTAAAATACTTCACCGGGGTTCCCTCTCCGGTAAAACGTCCTGAAGATATCGATATGGTGGTGTTCAGAGAGAATACCGAAGACATTTATGCGGGAATAGAGTTTAAGGATGGTGATGCTGACACAGAAAAGTTTAAGTCACTGCTTAAAACTGAATTTCCCGAAAGATACCAAAACATCCGCTTTCCCGATTCATGCGGACTCGGCATCAAACCGGTATCCCGAGAAGGAACAGAACGTATTGTACGAGCAGCTATACAGTACGCCCTTGACAACAATCGTGACTCTGTTACCTTGGTACACAAGGGGAACATCATGAAGTTTACTGAAGGCGGATTCCGTGATTGGGGCTATGCACTTGCAAAAAAAGAGTTTGGTGCTGTTGAGCTTGACGGGGGGCCATGGCTCACACTCACTCACGAAGGACGTGAGATTATTATTAAAGACTCAATTGCAGACGCCTTTCTTCAACAAATTCTCACCCGTCCCAAGGAATACGATGTCATAGCAACCCTGAACCTAAACGGTGACTATGTTTCCGATGCTCTTGCAGCACAGGTTGGGGGTATCGGTATCGCTCCCGGTGCAAACATAAACTACACTACCGGCATGGGCCTTTTTGAAGCAACCCACGGAACAGCTCCCAAATATACCGACAAGGATATGGTAAACCCCTCTTCGGTCATTCTTTCATCAGAAATTATGTTACGATACATGGGGTGGACCAAAGCGGCAGATCTCATCAATGCCGGTGTAGAAGGTGCCATTGCATCAAAAAGAGTCACCTATGATTTTGAACGGCTCATGGATGGTGCTACAAAAGTTTCATGCTCTGGTTTTGGAGATGAAATTATAAAAAACATGTAG
- a CDS encoding DUF2784 family protein has translation MAELLNLFFWYFHSAIILCTLLGWIDRRTRWIHRIVILLTWLSWFGGGIRYGFGYCFLTDWHWNIRRELGYAIPTDSFIHFLLMRVTGIHMHRYFVDGIAVLALVVVTGIAVYQVLHGERSSPP, from the coding sequence ATGGCTGAACTGCTCAATCTTTTTTTCTGGTATTTTCATAGTGCAATTATTCTCTGCACCCTTCTGGGGTGGATCGACCGGCGAACTCGATGGATTCATCGGATTGTGATTCTTCTTACGTGGCTCTCATGGTTTGGTGGGGGGATTCGCTATGGTTTTGGCTACTGCTTCCTGACAGATTGGCATTGGAATATTCGTCGAGAGCTTGGGTATGCCATTCCCACAGACTCCTTTATTCATTTTTTGCTGATGCGAGTGACCGGTATACATATGCACCGTTATTTTGTAGACGGTATTGCTGTTTTGGCTTTGGTGGTGGTGACGGGAATTGCCGTATACCAAGTGCTACACGGGGAGAGGTCATCTCCCCCCTGA
- a CDS encoding GNAT family N-acetyltransferase, protein MKIIRSESDFAHVADFQATIPEFASCCDDPHDILFRGDHFGGVVLEARVDNHCAGVLFGYPTRAHTWYNHITAVVPKFRGCGVGSALLDAFAQEATQAGATTLFVKSKNCFPSMIRLLVKKEYAIIGMEKEKILFEKIL, encoded by the coding sequence GTGAAAATTATTCGGAGCGAATCCGACTTTGCCCATGTTGCAGATTTTCAGGCCACCATACCTGAATTTGCGTCTTGCTGTGATGATCCCCATGATATCCTGTTTCGGGGAGATCACTTTGGCGGGGTTGTTTTGGAGGCCCGTGTGGACAATCACTGTGCCGGTGTGCTTTTTGGGTATCCTACGCGTGCCCACACGTGGTACAATCATATTACGGCGGTTGTGCCGAAGTTTCGTGGTTGCGGGGTTGGCTCTGCTCTCTTAGACGCTTTTGCCCAGGAGGCTACCCAAGCAGGAGCAACGACTCTGTTTGTTAAATCGAAAAACTGTTTCCCCTCCATGATACGTCTGCTTGTTAAAAAAGAGTATGCCATTATCGGGATGGAGAAAGAGAAAATCCTCTTTGAAAAAATACTGTAA
- a CDS encoding 3-deoxy-D-manno-octulosonic acid transferase — translation MILLRIYLVVSPLIWGVFRLFSLITSKGRERFFSEYGCFVSSWRTVSKLRRDGRTPVVIHAASGGEYEQVAPLLARIDRSQYIIIQTVFSPTIFRKIHASDMSDVTFYHPPDSLCSAVLFFLLFRPGLYITNRHDVWPAHLWVARLFNCTTAYVNANIYPESVRYARIARPFYAAVFRLFDTVFTGSDRLRHLLHEVQPRMAVSVVGDTRFERVRARAEQNSRRHFNDEPQGTVLVLGSLISSDYVPVFTGVSQYRRNGGEVAHIIVVPHEVDAAALREAEKALSHHGFTSHRYSESPCFGRSDAVIIDSVGILAELYAYGDWAYVGAGFGAGVHSVIEPAVYALPVAYGPRYTLLDEAVTLAEENLTWVVHCATDFAHFLAEGREQHELLSQKLSLFISASCGASTEISVELGLNLP, via the coding sequence ATGATACTTCTGAGGATCTACCTTGTTGTATCTCCTCTTATCTGGGGTGTTTTTCGCCTTTTCTCATTGATAACCAGCAAGGGTCGTGAGCGTTTCTTTTCGGAGTATGGTTGTTTTGTATCTTCGTGGAGAACCGTCTCAAAGCTGCGACGGGATGGACGGACTCCCGTGGTAATTCATGCTGCCTCGGGAGGAGAGTACGAACAGGTTGCTCCGCTTCTTGCGCGAATTGATCGTTCCCAATATATTATTATCCAAACAGTTTTCTCGCCGACCATATTCCGAAAAATTCATGCTTCTGACATGAGTGACGTGACTTTCTACCACCCCCCCGACTCACTCTGTTCTGCTGTGCTCTTTTTTCTTCTTTTTCGTCCGGGACTCTATATCACAAATCGTCATGACGTATGGCCGGCGCATCTTTGGGTTGCGCGGCTTTTCAACTGTACCACCGCCTATGTTAATGCTAATATATATCCGGAGTCGGTGCGATATGCGCGGATTGCCCGCCCGTTTTATGCAGCGGTGTTTCGTCTTTTTGATACTGTTTTTACGGGATCAGATCGTTTAAGGCATCTTCTCCATGAGGTACAACCACGCATGGCAGTTTCTGTGGTGGGGGATACTCGTTTTGAGCGGGTTCGTGCTCGGGCGGAACAAAATTCTCGAAGGCATTTCAACGATGAGCCACAGGGAACGGTGCTTGTCCTGGGTTCTCTTATTTCCTCAGACTATGTTCCGGTGTTCACGGGGGTGTCTCAGTACCGCAGAAACGGTGGTGAGGTGGCCCATATTATCGTGGTCCCTCACGAGGTAGATGCCGCAGCCCTGAGAGAAGCGGAAAAAGCTCTTTCTCATCATGGTTTTACCAGTCATCGCTATAGTGAATCTCCTTGTTTTGGTAGAAGTGACGCTGTTATTATTGATTCAGTGGGAATTCTTGCTGAGCTGTATGCATATGGTGATTGGGCCTATGTTGGAGCCGGGTTTGGAGCAGGGGTTCACTCTGTTATAGAGCCGGCTGTCTATGCTCTGCCCGTCGCATACGGCCCCCGCTATACGCTTCTTGATGAAGCGGTTACTCTGGCAGAAGAAAACCTTACGTGGGTGGTACACTGTGCAACAGATTTTGCACACTTTCTTGCAGAAGGGCGAGAGCAGCACGAGCTTCTTTCTCAGAAACTCTCTCTGTTCATTTCTGCCTCATGCGGAGCTTCCACTGAAATTTCTGTGGAGCTTGGATTGAATTTACCATAA
- a CDS encoding thiamine phosphate synthase — MIVAISKETSFAEEASLITALLRAGLSRYHIRKPNVSTESVAHLLRALPRETYPHISVHGKADLLPLFPDISLHLTGRDVKDGKKGRSASCHTFREVSVLEHSMEYLFLSPMRDSISKKGYEQQFDDASVQDFLRRKRSAALIALGGITSAHIPSMASLGFNGVALMGALWTAPNPLEAFLECQDVYLRYSWKDYGGRHVRIPD, encoded by the coding sequence GTGATCGTCGCAATTTCTAAGGAGACCTCTTTTGCCGAAGAGGCTTCCCTGATTACAGCGCTCCTTAGAGCAGGGTTAAGTCGTTATCATATCCGTAAACCTAACGTTTCTACGGAGTCGGTGGCACATCTTTTGCGCGCTCTTCCAAGAGAGACATATCCCCATATCTCTGTACATGGGAAGGCAGATCTTCTGCCTCTTTTTCCGGATATCTCCTTACATTTGACTGGACGGGATGTAAAGGACGGGAAAAAAGGGCGCAGTGCATCTTGTCATACCTTTCGAGAAGTGAGTGTCTTAGAGCATTCAATGGAGTATCTTTTTCTCAGTCCCATGAGAGATAGTATCTCTAAAAAAGGGTATGAGCAACAATTTGACGATGCGTCCGTGCAGGACTTTCTTCGTAGAAAGCGATCGGCTGCTCTTATCGCCCTTGGGGGGATTACCTCTGCGCATATTCCATCCATGGCTTCTCTGGGATTCAACGGAGTCGCTCTCATGGGAGCTCTCTGGACAGCTCCCAATCCCTTGGAAGCTTTTTTAGAGTGCCAAGACGTGTATTTACGGTATTCGTGGAAGGATTACGGGGGTCGTCATGTGAGGATTCCCGACTGA
- the dtd gene encoding D-aminoacyl-tRNA deacylase: MRAVIQRVSRAHVSVEGTCCGKIGQGILVYLAVHAHDTDEIRDWITTKIRSLRIFEDESGKMNRSLEEIGGAVLVISQFTLYGDCRKGRRPSFSNAAPPHHAKKQYEAVIADLKQTLPVVESGTFQAHMHVVSENDGPVTLILEKEGDQAPE; the protein is encoded by the coding sequence ATGCGAGCTGTTATACAGCGGGTTTCACGAGCTCATGTATCTGTTGAAGGCACCTGTTGCGGAAAGATTGGCCAAGGAATCTTGGTATACTTGGCTGTACACGCCCATGACACAGATGAAATACGAGATTGGATTACAACAAAAATCCGCTCCTTACGTATTTTTGAAGATGAGTCTGGAAAGATGAATCGTTCTCTCGAAGAGATCGGGGGTGCAGTGCTTGTCATATCGCAATTTACTCTGTACGGCGATTGTCGAAAGGGTAGAAGACCATCTTTTTCGAATGCTGCTCCACCGCACCATGCAAAAAAACAATATGAAGCAGTTATTGCAGATTTAAAACAAACTCTTCCCGTAGTGGAATCAGGAACGTTTCAGGCGCATATGCATGTTGTATCGGAAAATGACGGTCCAGTTACCCTTATTCTTGAGAAGGAAGGGGATCAAGCTCCCGAATAA
- a CDS encoding inositol monophosphatase family protein translates to MNTYETELRHAADIAREVGEYQRRAQKEIGRIHIKEDSSPVTEVDTTCENIIYRALSRAFPEDGFFGEEGGIRAGTSGRRWIVDPIDGTRPYIRGIPTYSTLIALEDHGEITVGVVNLPALGECYTARLGGGAFCNDTPISVSNTSSLEAAMGAFLGTVETAREPRGKKLFSLMEHIDYPYGFMDAYTYMAVASGKLDLAVGMIDFPWDRASAAIIVKEAGGKCTDSLNKETIYGDTFILSNKKIHPEIVPYLK, encoded by the coding sequence GTGAACACCTATGAAACAGAACTTCGCCATGCCGCTGACATAGCCCGAGAGGTTGGGGAATACCAACGCAGGGCTCAAAAAGAGATTGGCCGTATCCACATTAAGGAAGACTCTTCCCCTGTGACAGAGGTAGATACGACCTGTGAAAACATTATCTACCGTGCTCTCAGCAGAGCCTTTCCCGAAGATGGTTTTTTCGGTGAAGAAGGAGGTATTCGAGCGGGAACATCGGGGCGACGATGGATTGTTGACCCCATTGACGGAACACGCCCATACATACGCGGCATCCCCACCTACAGCACGCTCATTGCTCTTGAAGATCATGGTGAGATAACCGTGGGAGTCGTAAACCTCCCCGCTTTAGGAGAATGTTATACCGCCCGTCTTGGTGGTGGTGCCTTCTGCAATGATACTCCCATATCAGTGTCAAACACCTCCTCTCTTGAGGCTGCCATGGGGGCCTTTCTCGGCACCGTTGAAACAGCCCGTGAGCCACGAGGAAAAAAGCTTTTTTCTCTTATGGAACATATTGATTATCCCTATGGATTTATGGATGCCTATACCTACATGGCAGTCGCCTCGGGAAAACTCGATCTTGCCGTAGGGATGATTGATTTTCCGTGGGATCGTGCTTCCGCAGCAATCATTGTAAAAGAAGCAGGGGGGAAATGCACGGACTCGCTTAATAAAGAGACGATCTACGGAGATACGTTCATACTCTCAAACAAAAAGATTCACCCGGAAATAGTACCGTATTTAAAATAA
- a CDS encoding single-stranded DNA-binding protein has protein sequence MASGSVNKVILIGNLGVDPELRRTPNGAAVTNFTMATTRRFKTQDGQMREDTEWHNIVAWNKAAEIMSQYLRKGSKVYIEGSLQTRSWESDGIRKYRTEIVVREFNFLDSRNDNTSGQNQQSGGSFGGAQSYTQAPQDFGSGYSQQPQQSAPASQPSDMPIDDDLPF, from the coding sequence ATGGCTTCAGGCTCGGTGAATAAAGTGATTCTCATTGGAAATCTTGGGGTTGATCCGGAGTTGCGAAGAACTCCCAACGGTGCAGCGGTGACAAATTTTACCATGGCTACAACGCGGAGGTTTAAAACCCAAGACGGCCAAATGCGTGAAGATACGGAATGGCATAATATTGTGGCATGGAATAAGGCTGCTGAGATTATGAGTCAGTATTTGCGCAAGGGCAGTAAAGTGTACATTGAAGGTTCTCTACAGACGCGTTCGTGGGAGAGCGACGGCATACGTAAGTACCGTACGGAAATTGTAGTTCGTGAATTTAATTTTCTTGATAGTCGCAACGACAATACTTCCGGACAAAATCAGCAGAGCGGTGGATCTTTTGGTGGAGCCCAATCCTATACGCAAGCACCGCAGGACTTTGGTTCCGGCTACTCTCAACAGCCGCAACAATCTGCTCCGGCGTCTCAACCATCAGATATGCCAATTGATGATGACCTCCCCTTTTAA
- a CDS encoding cytidylyltransferase domain-containing protein, with amino-acid sequence MNTIALIPARGGSKGVPRKNIRPFCGVPLIVHSIKAAQESHHICSVWVSTDDAAIAKVARDAGASVIHRPERLAGDTATTESAVEHALAYLQERGVGVDRVVLLQATSPLRPPACLDAALEQFHQNGYDSLVSLSPTHRFFWTTEDDRAVAQYDYTRRPRRQDMKEEDLSYVENGSFYIFTQALFEEKKNRLGGTIGYYCMGEEYSYEIDTEADFLFLESLAKEERGRE; translated from the coding sequence ATGAATACCATAGCTCTTATTCCTGCTCGCGGAGGAAGTAAAGGAGTTCCTCGTAAAAATATACGTCCCTTTTGCGGTGTCCCCCTTATTGTACATTCTATAAAGGCGGCGCAAGAGAGCCATCACATTTGCTCTGTGTGGGTATCCACTGATGATGCTGCTATTGCAAAAGTTGCCCGTGATGCGGGAGCTTCTGTTATTCACCGTCCAGAGCGTCTTGCCGGTGATACAGCAACCACAGAAAGTGCCGTGGAGCACGCCCTTGCATACCTGCAGGAGCGGGGTGTTGGGGTTGATCGAGTCGTTTTATTGCAAGCCACCAGCCCCCTTCGTCCTCCCGCATGCCTTGATGCTGCATTGGAGCAGTTTCATCAAAATGGGTATGATAGCTTGGTATCCCTGTCTCCTACGCATCGCTTCTTTTGGACTACTGAGGATGATCGTGCTGTTGCCCAGTATGACTACACTCGGCGTCCTCGTCGACAGGATATGAAGGAAGAGGACCTCTCCTATGTGGAGAATGGGTCCTTCTATATTTTCACTCAAGCCCTTTTTGAAGAGAAAAAAAATCGTCTTGGTGGCACGATCGGGTATTATTGTATGGGAGAAGAGTACAGTTATGAAATAGATACAGAGGCAGATTTTCTCTTCCTCGAGTCATTGGCAAAAGAAGAACGGGGGAGAGAATGA
- the panB gene encoding 3-methyl-2-oxobutanoate hydroxymethyltransferase translates to MVLFPVTIYYFPLLKNRGLPHESEKKKEVMLTAYDYQTARYAVEAGVDILLVGDSLGTNVLGYSSVHDVTLSDMLHHTRAVKRGAGTAIVVSDLPYTSMKTPEKCRDHAQSLLENGADMVKIEVETGRAPYLDLLNREKIPFCGHIGFTPQTPGLSVSLQGKTARRATELLSLAKHIEHAGAKYLILELIPYNIAAHITSSVQTPTIGIGAGPYCNGEVQVWYDICGISEKTYRHTQVFAPVGREIRTAFTEYVHAVQHDRFPTIKNAGVAPEETLLTLTGEIHP, encoded by the coding sequence GTGGTTTTGTTTCCTGTAACAATATATTATTTTCCCCTTTTAAAGAACAGGGGTTTACCTCATGAGTCAGAAAAGAAAAAAGAAGTTATGCTCACTGCATACGACTACCAGACTGCCCGCTATGCCGTAGAAGCCGGGGTTGACATTCTTCTCGTGGGCGATAGCCTCGGTACAAATGTTCTCGGGTACTCCTCTGTTCACGATGTTACCCTTTCAGATATGCTGCATCATACCCGTGCCGTAAAACGCGGAGCGGGAACCGCAATTGTTGTAAGCGATCTACCTTACACGTCCATGAAAACCCCGGAAAAATGCCGAGACCATGCACAATCTCTTCTGGAAAATGGTGCAGATATGGTAAAAATTGAAGTGGAAACCGGACGAGCCCCTTATCTTGATCTTCTCAACAGGGAGAAAATCCCCTTCTGCGGCCACATCGGATTCACGCCCCAAACACCAGGGTTGTCCGTTTCCCTGCAGGGAAAAACAGCTCGACGCGCCACGGAGCTGCTCTCCTTAGCCAAACACATAGAGCATGCCGGCGCAAAATATCTTATTCTTGAGCTTATCCCATACAATATTGCCGCCCATATCACCTCCTCTGTACAAACGCCCACCATCGGTATTGGGGCTGGTCCGTACTGTAATGGCGAGGTGCAGGTGTGGTATGATATCTGTGGAATTTCGGAAAAAACGTACCGGCACACGCAGGTGTTTGCTCCCGTGGGAAGAGAAATCCGCACCGCCTTTACGGAGTATGTCCACGCCGTGCAGCACGATCGCTTTCCCACCATAAAGAATGCCGGTGTTGCCCCAGAAGAAACCCTGCTCACCCTGACTGGAGAAATACACCCGTGA